One window of Sphingobacteriales bacterium genomic DNA carries:
- a CDS encoding universal stress protein, whose product MLQTLLIPIDFTIHTARALNYAVQVSQQSNAVITVLSSIHQQSESADDLLHLLNVADELAHLHFTDIVQKIHSKEILSGIKAQYHYIPNMTSESIIEEVKRKDFGLLVMSAKKKGWLSELSAGNFFKDTIRNLFFGSTLENLIATPLPCPLLIVPETCTYKAIKRVMYATNLSANERTLQKLHDFTEAVGAFTNFVHVVIEETRSHNKKLMEFYKKADTILGKGRYDLTEINHSSVDEALSDYLKQHSETDLVAMVERTNKGRLDKWLLNSVTRRMAYKAPVPLLLLHDTEDEL is encoded by the coding sequence ATGTTACAAACATTATTGATTCCAATTGATTTTACCATTCATACGGCTCGGGCACTCAACTACGCCGTTCAGGTCTCTCAACAAAGTAATGCTGTCATTACGGTGCTGTCTTCCATTCATCAACAATCGGAATCGGCCGATGACCTGCTTCATTTGCTAAATGTGGCTGATGAACTTGCTCATCTTCACTTTACCGACATTGTACAAAAAATACATAGTAAAGAAATCCTGTCGGGTATTAAGGCGCAATACCACTATATCCCTAATATGACTTCCGAATCAATTATAGAAGAAGTTAAAAGAAAAGACTTTGGTTTGTTAGTGATGAGCGCTAAAAAAAAGGGATGGTTAAGTGAGTTATCGGCGGGCAATTTTTTTAAAGATACCATCCGGAATTTGTTTTTTGGCAGTACATTAGAAAATTTAATTGCGACTCCCTTGCCCTGTCCCCTGCTCATTGTTCCGGAAACGTGTACCTATAAGGCAATTAAACGGGTAATGTATGCTACAAACCTTTCAGCTAATGAAAGAACACTGCAAAAATTACACGACTTTACAGAGGCAGTTGGAGCATTTACTAACTTTGTACATGTCGTCATTGAAGAAACCCGTTCTCACAATAAAAAGCTGATGGAATTTTACAAGAAAGCAGATACAATATTGGGAAAAGGCCGGTATGATTTGACAGAGATTAACCACAGTAGTGTGGATGAAGCACTTTCTGACTATTTAAAACAACATTCAGAAACCGATTTGGTTGCTATGGTAGAGCGTACCAACAAGGGGAGGTTGGATAAATGGCTGCTAAATAGTGTTACCCGCAGGATGGCTTACAAAGCGCCTGTTCCTTTGCTTTTACTGCACGATACCGAAGATGAACTGTAG
- a CDS encoding DUF2807 domain-containing protein, with product MKNLLLSLSIFLTITLFYSCDCEKGSGNVISETYEFDYFDKIQLEGDYTVYIYQDTVSQITIEAEDNILPLIDTYLTIDDRLIIDTDKCIGKHKQIIITVSMPDVREIRSDGSAEISVVSNVQTDQLRLETYGSGKIILNMVNAESLVFVDIRGSGDVRIDDLTTPLLKVKIFGSGDFTAYGTAEVFDIDIFGSGDVNAFGLDSEICDISITGSGNCSVTVYERLDVQITGSGNVYYRGDPTTVDVYITGTGRVEAD from the coding sequence ATGAAAAATCTCCTTTTAAGCCTCAGTATTTTCTTAACCATTACACTCTTTTATAGCTGCGACTGCGAAAAAGGTTCGGGAAACGTCATTTCCGAAACCTATGAATTTGATTATTTTGACAAGATTCAACTCGAGGGCGATTATACCGTATATATTTATCAGGATACGGTTTCTCAGATAACCATTGAAGCAGAAGACAATATCTTGCCCCTGATAGATACCTATTTGACCATTGACGACAGGCTGATTATAGATACCGATAAATGTATTGGCAAACACAAACAAATTATCATTACCGTGTCTATGCCCGATGTGCGGGAAATAAGGAGCGACGGCTCTGCTGAAATTTCGGTAGTCAGTAATGTTCAAACGGATCAGTTGCGCCTGGAAACCTATGGATCTGGTAAAATCATCCTCAACATGGTGAATGCGGAATCATTGGTTTTCGTGGATATCAGAGGGTCGGGAGATGTGAGGATTGATGATTTGACTACGCCGTTATTGAAAGTGAAAATATTTGGTTCCGGTGATTTTACTGCTTATGGAACTGCGGAAGTATTCGATATTGATATTTTCGGTTCGGGCGATGTAAATGCTTTTGGTTTAGACAGCGAAATTTGCGATATAAGCATTACAGGCAGCGGCAACTGTTCCGTAACTGTTTATGAACGTTTGGATGTGCAGATTACAGGCAGCGGTAATGTATATTACCGGGGAGACCCTACTACAGTTGATGTTTATATAACCGGTACAGGTAGAGTCGAGGCGGATTAA
- a CDS encoding RDD family protein: protein METPWSNTPKDDAFDYSSNTPANPQTQYAGFWLRVVAALVDGIILSIFTAIVISPILRLLGYDFSFEFSMLDDPENLEIAISELLDNMMFSVAINYVVGWLYYAYMESSEKQATFGKLALGIKVTDTSFQRIDFAKASMRYFSKILSGIIMGIGYLLAAFTEKKQGLHDLIAGTLVVKKETETSGFEPV from the coding sequence ATGGAAACTCCCTGGTCAAATACACCCAAAGATGATGCCTTTGATTATTCATCGAACACCCCTGCTAACCCTCAAACTCAGTATGCAGGTTTTTGGCTTCGGGTAGTTGCAGCTTTGGTGGACGGAATTATTTTGAGCATTTTTACAGCAATAGTTATTTCCCCTATTTTAAGGCTATTGGGATATGATTTTAGTTTTGAATTTTCTATGTTGGACGACCCAGAAAACCTGGAAATTGCTATTTCAGAACTATTGGACAACATGATGTTTAGTGTTGCTATCAATTATGTGGTGGGATGGTTATACTATGCCTATATGGAGTCGTCAGAAAAACAAGCTACTTTTGGTAAACTGGCTTTAGGTATCAAAGTAACCGACACTTCGTTTCAAAGAATAGATTTTGCAAAGGCATCTATGCGGTATTTCAGCAAAATTTTATCGGGCATTATTATGGGTATCGGGTATCTTTTGGCCGCCTTTACCGAAAAAAAACAAGGACTGCATGATTTAATTGCCGGCACTTTGGTAGTTAAAAAAGAAACAGAAACTTCGGGTTTTGAACCTGTTTAA
- a CDS encoding Omp28-related outer membrane protein, whose amino-acid sequence MKRNHPMLAGFFLFWTFLLVVFNSCKEIPPYIDFTETLSDTTYVDIVESPQIRLVILEEFTGVRCVNCPAGHEVSKALLAANPNRFAYMVLHAGFLTQPYADSQQQFVIDETTFLYDFLEVPAVPAAAINRVQYSGENFLSILNPNSWGAKVALELQKPTPVNLTLSSEYDSNNRNLRITARIHYTQEVSADNNLSLFLAESHIVDPQLIPDGTSSIVNLEYEHNHVVRKMLTAPQGLVLNVEKIPGRVVVKVFEITLPEAWNADNCEVIGFVHNAGVNKEILQGATIKIVE is encoded by the coding sequence ATGAAACGAAATCACCCAATGCTTGCCGGATTTTTCCTGTTTTGGACATTCCTGTTGGTTGTATTTAATTCTTGTAAGGAAATCCCTCCATATATTGATTTCACGGAAACCTTGTCCGATACTACTTATGTAGATATCGTCGAATCTCCTCAAATCAGATTAGTCATTTTAGAAGAGTTTACCGGAGTGCGCTGTGTGAATTGCCCCGCCGGTCATGAAGTTTCAAAAGCATTGTTGGCGGCAAATCCAAATCGGTTTGCATATATGGTACTACATGCAGGTTTTTTAACCCAGCCTTATGCGGATAGTCAGCAGCAGTTTGTAATAGACGAAACCACATTCCTGTACGATTTTCTGGAAGTTCCGGCAGTGCCCGCAGCAGCCATCAACCGGGTTCAGTATAGCGGTGAAAACTTTTTATCAATTTTGAATCCAAATTCATGGGGAGCAAAAGTAGCTTTGGAACTACAAAAACCCACGCCGGTTAATCTGACTTTGAGTAGCGAATATGATTCCAATAACCGAAACCTGCGCATAACGGCCCGAATCCATTACACACAGGAAGTCAGTGCGGATAACAATCTCAGTCTGTTCCTTGCCGAAAGCCATATCGTTGACCCACAACTAATTCCTGACGGAACCTCAAGTATTGTCAACCTTGAGTATGAACATAATCATGTGGTCAGAAAAATGCTCACTGCTCCTCAGGGCTTAGTGCTGAATGTCGAAAAAATACCCGGCAGAGTAGTGGTAAAAGTGTTTGAAATTACCCTGCCCGAAGCATGGAATGCAGATAATTGCGAAGTAATCGGTTTTGTACACAATGCCGGTGTAAACAAAGAAATCTTACAAGGAGCAACCATCAAAATTGTTGAATAA
- a CDS encoding lipoprotein signal peptidase has translation MGPNKSAIALFTIFLVLFIDQFTKIWIKTHLMIGEEIHVFDWFKIHFVENEGMAFGMKLGGDYGKFILSSFRIIAVVFLIFILRSLIRKPDTTLGLTLSMSFILAGAIGNIIDSVIYGIIFSDSHGQVATFLPAGGGYAGLLYGKVVDMLHFPIYQGWLPVWIPIWGGDYLIFFRPVFNIADSAITVGVFSILLFQRNFFAHFEDSNKTKEAEVTPLEAKTDHDSEVEQIVENPATIESEDLNEDLDENIPEGTQPMPYVDTSTPFETATDNLVVEDLSDEIPQNPAADIATSDEVVKE, from the coding sequence TTGGGACCTAATAAATCTGCAATCGCACTGTTTACCATCTTTCTGGTACTTTTTATTGATCAGTTCACTAAAATTTGGATAAAAACTCACCTGATGATTGGGGAGGAAATCCATGTGTTTGATTGGTTTAAAATACATTTTGTCGAAAACGAGGGGATGGCCTTTGGCATGAAATTAGGTGGCGATTATGGGAAGTTCATTTTAAGCAGCTTTCGCATCATTGCTGTTGTTTTCCTGATTTTTATTTTGCGCAGCCTCATTCGCAAACCGGACACCACACTTGGTTTAACGCTGAGCATGTCCTTTATCCTGGCCGGTGCTATCGGTAATATCATAGATAGTGTCATTTATGGAATCATTTTTTCGGATAGTCACGGACAAGTTGCCACTTTTCTGCCCGCCGGAGGAGGATATGCAGGGTTGCTTTATGGTAAGGTTGTGGACATGCTGCATTTTCCCATCTATCAGGGTTGGCTGCCGGTTTGGATTCCAATTTGGGGAGGTGACTATTTAATTTTCTTCAGACCTGTTTTTAATATTGCCGATTCCGCTATAACTGTGGGTGTCTTTTCGATTTTATTATTCCAACGCAACTTTTTTGCCCATTTCGAGGACAGTAATAAAACTAAAGAAGCAGAAGTTACCCCCCTTGAAGCAAAAACTGACCATGATTCTGAAGTTGAACAAATTGTTGAAAACCCGGCAACCATAGAATCGGAAGATTTGAATGAAGATTTGGACGAAAATATACCGGAAGGAACTCAGCCCATGCCCTATGTTGATACATCAACTCCTTTTGAAACAGCAACAGACAATTTAGTAGTTGAAGACTTATCAGACGAAATACCTCAAAATCCGGCAGCAGATATAGCTACGAGCGATGAGGTAGTCAAAGAATAA
- a CDS encoding TraR/DksA family transcriptional regulator produces the protein MTKNPELNDNVEVKEKTHFTDEELREFKDLILSKLEPARKDLIYLQEQVKQLTENPNSKSLGGEDSTGTVEKEYLNQMASRQLQHIRHLENALIRIENRTYGICRETGKLIPKERLRAVPHATLSIEAKNKQNKQPVLSGVKTENV, from the coding sequence ATGACAAAAAACCCGGAACTAAATGACAACGTGGAAGTAAAGGAAAAAACGCATTTTACAGATGAAGAGTTGCGCGAGTTTAAAGACCTGATTCTCAGCAAATTGGAGCCGGCACGTAAAGATTTGATTTATCTTCAGGAGCAGGTAAAACAACTTACTGAAAACCCAAACAGCAAAAGTCTCGGTGGTGAAGACAGTACAGGAACGGTCGAAAAAGAATATTTGAATCAAATGGCTTCACGTCAGCTTCAACACATCAGACATCTTGAAAATGCCTTAATCCGAATCGAAAACCGAACTTATGGAATTTGCCGCGAAACCGGTAAACTGATTCCAAAAGAAAGGCTGAGAGCAGTACCTCATGCCACTTTGTCAATCGAAGCAAAAAACAAGCAAAACAAACAGCCCGTTTTATCCGGCGTTAAGACGGAAAATGTATAG
- a CDS encoding isoleucine--tRNA ligase, translating to MSAYKEVKQLNLPEIDRKILSFWKEHHIFEQSIATREAGEPFVFYEGPPSVNGLPGIHHVMGRTIKDLYCRFHTLKGRQVHRKAGWDTHGLPIELAVEKTLGITKEDIGKTITIEEYNAQCRKEAVKFTEIWNDLTEKMGYWVDLSDPYVTFENSYIETLWWLLKQLYQKNLLYKGYTIQPYSPAAGTGLSSHELNLPGAYQEVKDTSVVAMFKVIHNQQSAFLFATPDENVRILAWTTTPWTLLSNTALTLGPEISYLKVETFNPYTAAPVSVILAKDLLHKWFTTEGESAPMQYQVHDKTLPYRIVANYTGKQLGGLDYHQLLPYGNPIEPLQGAAGAFKTITSDFVTTEDGTGIVHTAPSFGADDRRAAMNNGIGTLTLVDRQGKFIDTVGEFSGRYVKDYQNEGKNFKDVDVDIAVKLKLNGDAFNIHKYAHNYPHCWRTDKPILYYPLDSWFIRASEFRGRMAELNKTIYWKPASTGEGRFGNWLDNLNDWNLSRSRYWGTPLPIWRTSDGTEEICIGAVQELKDAIEHALTSGVLTPEQTRQNEDFALKMAAGSFDLHRPYIDYITLVSASGKPMQREPDLIDVWFDSGAMPYAQWHYPFSLASLKGQFPADFIAEGVDQTRGWFYTLHAIAVMLFDSVAFKTVVSNGLVLDKDGMKMSKRLGNAVNPFTTIEKYGADATRWYIISNSNPWDNLLFDEEKLAEGQRKFFGTLFNTYSFFALYANVDGFTYSETDIPMQERPEIDRWIISLLNSLSKQTEDLYADYEATKAARIIADFVGDHLSNWYVRLSRRRFWKGEYNADKIAAYQTLYTCLNTIAKLISPIAPFFSDWLYGNLNSVSKKETAVSVHLSQFPQANDAVIDVDLEERMQLAQDISSLVLALRKKVEIKVRQPLQKILVPILNEHQQIQLDKVKDLILAEINVKELEFITDTSGLIIKRIKPDFKKLGGRLGKNMSLVKDRLEGVKDKQGNVLTEGFTQEEIAALEKNGTCELMINNETVTISVNEVMIVSEDIPGWQVNSMNGITVALDTHISETLQNEGFARELVNRIQNLRKEQNLKVTDRIQLIIEANGQQENIRRAVTGFGGYICAETLTEKLTIAEHLEPSITVEVNDFPLKVWIELYEKKS from the coding sequence ATGTCAGCCTATAAAGAAGTAAAGCAGCTCAACCTGCCTGAAATAGACCGAAAAATATTGAGTTTCTGGAAAGAACACCATATTTTTGAACAGAGCATTGCCACCCGCGAAGCAGGCGAGCCTTTTGTGTTTTATGAAGGACCTCCTTCAGTTAACGGCTTACCGGGCATACACCACGTCATGGGGCGCACCATCAAAGACCTCTATTGCCGTTTTCATACTTTAAAAGGGAGACAGGTACACCGAAAAGCCGGATGGGATACCCACGGTTTGCCCATTGAGCTTGCGGTTGAAAAAACGCTCGGCATTACCAAGGAAGACATCGGTAAAACAATTACCATTGAAGAATACAACGCTCAATGCCGCAAAGAAGCGGTAAAATTTACCGAAATCTGGAACGACCTGACCGAAAAAATGGGGTATTGGGTGGATTTGTCCGACCCTTATGTAACCTTTGAAAACAGCTATATCGAAACGCTTTGGTGGTTGCTCAAACAACTGTATCAAAAAAACCTGTTGTACAAAGGTTATACCATTCAGCCCTATTCTCCTGCTGCAGGAACCGGACTCAGCTCACACGAATTAAACCTGCCCGGTGCTTATCAGGAGGTTAAAGATACTTCAGTGGTTGCCATGTTTAAGGTCATTCATAACCAACAATCGGCCTTTTTATTCGCCACTCCGGACGAAAATGTGCGAATACTGGCATGGACCACCACCCCCTGGACCTTACTTTCCAACACTGCTTTGACACTTGGCCCGGAAATCAGTTATCTGAAAGTTGAAACCTTTAATCCCTATACCGCTGCACCCGTCAGTGTCATTTTGGCCAAAGACCTGCTGCATAAGTGGTTTACTACTGAAGGAGAATCGGCACCGATGCAGTATCAGGTTCATGATAAAACATTGCCTTACCGTATTGTTGCAAACTATACCGGTAAGCAGTTGGGCGGACTTGACTATCATCAACTCCTTCCTTATGGCAACCCAATCGAGCCTTTACAGGGAGCTGCCGGTGCATTCAAAACCATCACCTCCGATTTTGTAACCACCGAAGACGGAACCGGAATTGTTCATACAGCGCCATCATTTGGAGCTGACGACCGCAGGGCAGCCATGAACAACGGCATCGGAACCCTGACCCTCGTTGACAGGCAAGGTAAATTTATTGATACGGTGGGTGAATTTTCGGGCAGATATGTCAAAGACTATCAAAACGAAGGTAAAAACTTTAAAGATGTGGATGTGGATATCGCCGTAAAATTGAAGTTGAACGGCGATGCTTTTAACATCCATAAATACGCCCACAATTACCCGCATTGCTGGCGAACCGATAAACCTATCCTCTACTATCCTTTGGATTCATGGTTTATTCGCGCCTCTGAATTTCGTGGGCGAATGGCAGAACTCAATAAAACCATATACTGGAAACCGGCCTCGACCGGCGAAGGCCGTTTTGGTAACTGGTTAGATAATCTGAACGACTGGAACCTGAGCAGAAGCCGTTATTGGGGCACTCCACTGCCAATCTGGCGAACATCTGACGGAACCGAAGAAATCTGTATAGGTGCTGTTCAGGAATTGAAAGATGCCATTGAACATGCGTTAACTTCAGGAGTATTAACCCCTGAACAAACCCGGCAAAACGAAGACTTTGCCCTTAAAATGGCTGCCGGCAGTTTTGACCTGCACCGTCCTTACATTGACTATATTACCCTGGTTTCCGCTTCCGGTAAGCCAATGCAACGCGAACCCGACCTGATAGATGTCTGGTTCGACAGCGGTGCTATGCCTTATGCACAATGGCATTACCCCTTCTCGTTGGCTTCCCTCAAAGGACAATTCCCTGCCGACTTTATTGCCGAAGGTGTTGACCAGACCCGTGGATGGTTTTATACCCTTCACGCCATTGCCGTCATGCTTTTCGATTCCGTAGCCTTTAAAACTGTGGTTTCAAACGGATTGGTCTTAGATAAAGACGGGATGAAAATGAGCAAAAGGTTAGGCAATGCGGTAAACCCGTTTACTACTATTGAAAAATATGGGGCAGATGCTACGCGGTGGTACATCATTTCCAATTCCAATCCCTGGGATAATCTGTTGTTTGACGAAGAAAAACTGGCAGAAGGGCAGCGCAAATTTTTTGGCACCCTGTTCAATACTTATTCCTTCTTTGCCCTCTATGCCAATGTTGATGGATTTACCTATTCAGAAACAGACATCCCAATGCAGGAGCGGCCTGAAATTGACCGTTGGATCATTTCGCTGCTGAACTCACTTTCAAAACAGACGGAGGATTTATATGCCGATTACGAAGCTACTAAAGCAGCCCGGATTATTGCCGATTTTGTAGGAGACCATCTCAGCAACTGGTATGTACGCCTCAGTCGCCGCAGGTTTTGGAAAGGGGAGTATAATGCCGATAAGATTGCAGCCTATCAAACCTTATACACCTGTTTAAACACCATTGCAAAACTGATTTCCCCGATAGCTCCTTTCTTTTCAGACTGGCTTTATGGCAACCTGAATAGCGTCTCTAAAAAAGAAACCGCTGTTTCGGTTCATCTTTCACAATTTCCTCAAGCAAACGATGCCGTCATAGACGTAGATTTGGAAGAGCGGATGCAGTTGGCACAAGATATTTCATCGCTCGTTTTGGCCTTGCGCAAAAAAGTTGAGATAAAAGTAAGACAACCTTTGCAAAAAATACTCGTTCCTATATTGAACGAACACCAACAAATACAATTGGACAAGGTGAAAGACCTCATTTTGGCCGAAATAAATGTTAAGGAACTTGAGTTTATCACCGATACAAGCGGGTTGATTATCAAAAGGATTAAACCCGATTTTAAAAAACTCGGTGGCCGATTGGGTAAAAATATGTCTTTAGTAAAAGACCGGTTGGAGGGTGTAAAAGACAAGCAGGGAAATGTGTTGACAGAAGGATTTACGCAGGAAGAAATTGCTGCCCTCGAAAAAAACGGCACATGTGAACTGATGATAAACAACGAAACAGTAACAATTTCCGTCAATGAAGTAATGATTGTATCTGAAGATATTCCCGGATGGCAGGTAAACAGTATGAACGGCATTACCGTGGCGCTGGATACCCATATTTCAGAAACCCTGCAAAACGAGGGGTTCGCCCGGGAATTGGTCAACCGCATACAAAACCTTAGAAAAGAACAAAACCTGAAAGTAACCGACCGGATACAACTCATAATAGAAGCTAACGGTCAACAGGAAAACATCAGGCGGGCAGTAACCGGTTTTGGCGGCTATATCTGTGCCGAAACTTTAACCGAAAAATTAACAATCGCCGAGCATCTCGAACCTTCCATCACGGTCGAGGTCAACGACTTTCCCTTAAAGGTTTGGATTGAACTTTATGAAAAGAAAAGTTAA
- a CDS encoding amidohydrolase family protein yields the protein MLKMQADYIFPINRPPVKNGIVVLTEDGYIQEVANEGDFPDEEITRYRGVLCPGFINAHCHLELSHLKGAIPAGTGLLGFLKPIGELRKSFDEVDILKEIEAGEKEMIKNGIVAVGDISNTPHTIERKRQGNLDYHTFLEIFGLNPARADLSMGLGKELFDGFAPSNGNICSIVPHAPYSVSGNLLRQIEAFSAVYGGGVVSIHNQECLEEEELFRFGTGEFVEFYHTIGMGKITDFFTPPGTSSLYYVLSHLEGNCKLLLIHNTYTSAEDIAFAHASYHNDIYWCFCPNANLYIENRLPDFEQFMRNRCQIVIGTDSLTSNRQLCILSELKTIALNAPQIPLSELLTWATLNGATALGFEKTLGSFETGKKPGVVLIENLNTETLELQEHSTARRVG from the coding sequence ATGTTAAAAATGCAGGCCGATTATATTTTTCCAATCAACCGTCCGCCGGTCAAAAACGGAATCGTTGTTTTAACAGAAGATGGCTATATCCAGGAAGTGGCTAACGAAGGGGATTTTCCGGATGAAGAAATAACCCGTTACCGCGGTGTGTTATGTCCCGGGTTTATCAATGCCCATTGTCATTTGGAGTTGTCACATCTGAAAGGAGCTATTCCTGCCGGGACGGGATTGCTGGGGTTTCTGAAACCCATTGGCGAATTGAGAAAGTCTTTTGATGAGGTTGATATTCTGAAAGAAATTGAAGCCGGCGAAAAAGAAATGATAAAAAACGGCATAGTTGCGGTCGGAGATATTTCCAATACACCTCATACTATTGAGCGAAAAAGACAGGGCAATTTAGACTATCATACTTTTCTGGAAATTTTCGGCTTAAATCCTGCCAGGGCAGACCTGTCTATGGGATTGGGAAAAGAATTGTTTGACGGATTTGCCCCATCAAACGGCAATATTTGCAGCATTGTTCCTCATGCACCCTATAGCGTTTCGGGCAATTTGCTCCGGCAAATCGAGGCATTCAGCGCAGTTTATGGAGGCGGTGTTGTCAGTATTCACAATCAGGAATGTTTGGAAGAAGAAGAGTTGTTCCGTTTCGGAACGGGTGAATTTGTTGAGTTTTACCATACTATAGGGATGGGAAAAATTACGGACTTTTTCACCCCTCCCGGCACTTCATCTCTCTACTATGTTTTGTCACATCTTGAAGGGAACTGTAAACTGCTGCTTATTCACAACACCTATACTTCGGCAGAAGATATAGCCTTTGCCCATGCCTCTTATCACAACGATATATACTGGTGTTTTTGCCCCAATGCAAACCTGTATATCGAAAACCGGCTTCCCGACTTTGAACAATTTATGCGAAATCGCTGCCAAATTGTAATCGGCACCGACAGCCTGACCTCTAACCGGCAACTTTGTATTTTATCTGAACTAAAGACGATTGCCTTAAACGCACCGCAAATACCCCTTTCGGAGTTGCTGACCTGGGCAACATTGAACGGGGCTACTGCACTTGGATTTGAGAAAACGCTCGGTTCGTTTGAAACGGGTAAAAAACCCGGAGTGGTGCTGATTGAAAATCTGAACACCGAAACCCTTGAACTACAGGAACACTCTACTGCCCGAAGGGTCGGATAA
- a CDS encoding C39 family peptidase: MKKIPMVKTICLAITGVLWLSNAYSQVQSKGLIWEDDQYSEVERVGTGMNFAANEPVVSLKAYCPQPGSQGNMGSCVGWASSYGALSIALAQKNNLTDPVQITSIANSALYVYNQIKLSDCQHGSRITDALKLLKTNGACLKTDFDPGNCNTLPGMSEHSKAQPYRIKDYATLFGISDPKETKIGATINSLASGKPVVIGMNVLKSFDLLRSEKWDSNMGSKEFAGGHAMVVIGYDDNNRVFEILNSWGTSWGNGGFCKIGYDDFATYVKYGFQFTLDERKDPEIDPVLLSGEFVFERFLRWDEQHNTPIFAEVRPMLNNNLYTLSGTVVKVGDNFRVTAKNVRKDKYIYVFSIDPSNKVEILYPKDKAFEQSDNASLKELPRVPSEKAVIQIPGGNQAIQTDKAGTDYLCILYSDKVIDDIRELVLKVHQSSGIDFWTKLKSGFGDRLMPVDSIEYSNGMMSVNANSAEGYIAPIVLKVEVTQ; this comes from the coding sequence ATGAAAAAAATACCGATGGTCAAAACTATCTGCTTAGCAATAACAGGGGTTCTATGGCTTTCCAACGCTTATTCACAAGTACAGAGCAAAGGGTTGATTTGGGAAGACGACCAATATTCTGAAGTCGAGCGAGTGGGAACGGGGATGAACTTTGCAGCAAATGAGCCGGTTGTCAGTCTGAAGGCATATTGCCCGCAACCGGGAAGTCAGGGCAATATGGGTTCTTGTGTAGGATGGGCCAGCAGCTACGGCGCATTAAGTATTGCCCTTGCTCAAAAAAACAACCTGACCGACCCTGTTCAGATTACGTCAATTGCCAATTCTGCCCTGTATGTGTATAACCAAATCAAACTAAGTGATTGTCAGCATGGTTCCCGCATCACCGATGCCCTAAAGTTGCTAAAAACCAATGGCGCATGTCTGAAAACCGATTTTGATCCCGGAAACTGCAACACCCTGCCCGGCATGTCCGAACATTCAAAAGCCCAGCCTTACCGCATCAAAGACTACGCCACTTTGTTTGGCATCAGTGACCCGAAAGAAACAAAAATCGGAGCTACCATTAACAGCCTCGCCTCGGGTAAACCTGTGGTTATCGGCATGAATGTTCTAAAGTCTTTTGACCTGCTTCGCTCAGAGAAATGGGACAGCAATATGGGAAGCAAGGAATTTGCAGGGGGACATGCCATGGTGGTTATTGGGTATGACGACAACAATCGGGTTTTTGAAATTCTGAACTCATGGGGTACATCCTGGGGCAATGGTGGTTTTTGTAAAATTGGCTATGATGACTTTGCCACTTATGTAAAATATGGGTTTCAGTTTACCTTAGACGAAAGGAAAGACCCCGAAATAGACCCTGTTTTGCTGTCCGGTGAGTTTGTGTTTGAGCGATTTTTGAGATGGGATGAACAACATAATACCCCCATTTTTGCCGAAGTCAGGCCCATGTTGAACAATAACCTCTATACCTTGTCGGGTACTGTGGTAAAAGTAGGGGATAATTTCAGGGTTACTGCCAAAAATGTTCGCAAAGACAAGTATATTTATGTTTTCAGCATTGACCCTTCCAACAAGGTAGAAATTCTTTACCCCAAAGACAAGGCCTTTGAACAATCGGATAATGCGAGCTTGAAAGAATTGCCCCGGGTGCCATCAGAAAAGGCAGTGATTCAGATTCCGGGCGGCAATCAGGCTATCCAAACCGATAAAGCAGGTACCGATTATCTCTGCATTTTGTATTCTGACAAGGTCATTGATGATATCCGGGAGTTGGTGCTCAAAGTTCATCAAAGCAGCGGAATCGATTTTTGGACAAAACTGAAAAGCGGTTTCGGAGACCGCCTCATGCCCGTTGACAGCATAGAATACAGCAACGGGATGATGAGTGTGAATGCAAATTCGGCAGAAGGATATATTGCACCGATTGTGCTAAAAGTAGAGGTAACTCAATAG